A genomic segment from Cygnus atratus isolate AKBS03 ecotype Queensland, Australia chromosome Z, CAtr_DNAZoo_HiC_assembly, whole genome shotgun sequence encodes:
- the PRXL2C gene encoding peroxiredoxin-like 2C, protein MPPLAGRDLAADLPPRPLGGPNLPDSSFIPSQLRAQGPGDALPPDPGASPDRLRLSLPACGKAGPGRAGYGTAALSAMSSQPAPPVTEQVRRASAAPRPEAAELREASRCLVADGEGRRVPFAALYGEQKAIVVFVRSFLCYTCKEYVEDLAKVPRSYLQEANVRLIVIGQSSYHHIKPFCSLTGYTHEMYVDPQREIYKTLRMKRGEGNNLSVQSPHVKSSVLLGSIKSMWRAMTGPAFDFQGDPAQQGGTLILGPGNEVHFLHLDKNRLDHVPINTVLQLAGVKTVNFTNKPQIIDV, encoded by the exons ATGCCCCCGCTGGCAGGCAGGGATCTGGCAGCTGATCTCCCTCCCCGTCCCCTCGGAGGCCCCAACCTCCCCGACTCTTCCTTCATCCCCAGCCAGCTCCGGGCGCAGGGCCCAGGCGATGCCCTCCCACCCGACCCCGGCGCTTCCCCCGACCGGCTCCGCCTTTCCCTCCCCGCCTGCGGGAAGGCCGGGCCAGGTCGGGCCGGGTACGGGACGGCGGCGTTGTCGGCCATGTCCTcgcagccggccccccccgtCACGGAGCAGGTCCGCAGGGCGtccgccgcgccccgcccggAGGCCGCGGAGCTGCGGGAGGCGTCCCGCTGCCTGGTGGCGGACGGCGAGGGGCGGAGGGTGCCCTTCGCCGCCCTGTACGGGGAGCAGAAGGCCATCGTGGTGTTCGTGAGG AGTTTTTTGTGTTACACCTGTAAGGAGTATGTGGAAGACCTGGCAAAAGTCCCCAGAAGTTACTTACAA GAAGCGAATGTGAGGCTTATCGTTATTGGACAGTCATCTTATCATCACATCAAG CCCTTTTGCAGTTTAACTGGGTATACGCATGAAATGTATGTAGATCCACAAAGGGAAATTTATAAAACACTTCGCATGAAAAGAGGTGAAGGTAATAACTTATCAG tGCAGAGCCCTCACGTAAAATCAAGCGTGCTCTTGGGAAGTATTAAGAGTATGTGGAGAGCAATGACTGGCCCAGCTTTTGACTTTCAAGGAGACCCCGCTCAGCAGGGAGGAACTCTGATTTTAGGCCCAG GTAATGAAGTTCATTTTTTGCACCTTGATAAAAACAGGTTGGATCATGTTCCAATTAACACAGTTTTGCAACTGGCAGGAGttaaaacagtaaattttaCAAACAAACCCCAGATTATTGACGTATGA